A genomic window from Oceanispirochaeta sp. includes:
- a CDS encoding cation:dicarboxylase symporter family transporter, whose product MKLWMKYTFSACLGILLAFFLPENQILDIIIRAVAEFSLRAGRFLVFPLAFFTLTVSVCQLRRDQRLGKVILKLLVLTSAAAGIYTLLAEGMSVIIPVNRIPILSDSTGWLSGIPFRNEQFHPGFSEYLRQLLPVNAFQIFRQSADFILPALIFAFILGTQLFHDMEEGEPVYNLFDSFSRMFYRMNTLFTRLLVLTLFSLSYESLNHIRRISDFSSYFSLIRLVLLATLIILTVVQPLAYFIITRKNPFREMRAFLPGIIVSLFSGDNFVNMLVMTRVLKENSGMKRKVSGLVLPFLTLFSRAGSALIAAISMLTILKSYSSLELTAFQIFWVIGISILVSFILFSQSYMGIYTALITACTLYGRGLQDGYVLILPVLPFLLLIAGLLDASNTAYLTLLFNDDREFRIPEDPEDFI is encoded by the coding sequence ATGAAACTATGGATGAAATATACATTTTCCGCCTGTTTGGGGATTCTGCTGGCATTTTTTCTGCCTGAAAACCAGATATTAGACATTATTATTCGCGCTGTGGCAGAGTTTTCATTGAGAGCCGGCCGATTCCTGGTCTTTCCCCTTGCATTTTTTACACTGACTGTTTCTGTCTGCCAACTGAGAAGGGATCAGCGCCTTGGCAAAGTCATCCTAAAGCTTTTAGTACTGACGTCGGCAGCGGCCGGGATATATACCCTCCTGGCTGAGGGAATGTCCGTTATTATTCCGGTGAACCGAATTCCCATATTATCCGATTCAACAGGTTGGCTGTCGGGAATTCCTTTCAGAAATGAACAGTTTCATCCGGGATTCAGTGAATATCTGAGACAGCTTCTTCCAGTAAATGCTTTCCAGATTTTTCGTCAATCCGCTGACTTCATCCTTCCGGCGTTGATCTTCGCCTTTATTTTAGGGACTCAGCTTTTTCATGACATGGAAGAAGGCGAACCTGTCTATAACCTCTTTGATTCTTTCAGCCGGATGTTCTACAGGATGAACACCCTGTTTACCAGACTACTTGTCCTGACTCTGTTCAGTCTCAGCTATGAATCATTGAATCATATCCGTAGAATTTCAGACTTCTCTTCTTATTTCAGTCTTATTCGTCTGGTTCTTCTGGCCACCCTCATTATCCTGACAGTGGTCCAGCCTCTGGCTTACTTTATTATCACAAGAAAAAACCCCTTCAGAGAAATGAGAGCCTTCCTTCCCGGAATTATTGTCTCATTATTCAGTGGGGATAATTTTGTAAATATGCTGGTTATGACAAGAGTACTGAAAGAAAATTCCGGCATGAAGAGAAAAGTCAGCGGCCTTGTCCTGCCGTTTTTAACCCTTTTTTCAAGAGCGGGATCAGCCCTGATAGCCGCCATTTCCATGTTGACGATCCTCAAATCTTATTCCAGCCTGGAACTCACGGCTTTTCAGATTTTCTGGGTCATAGGTATATCGATTCTTGTCTCTTTTATACTTTTTTCTCAATCATACATGGGAATATATACAGCCCTGATCACAGCCTGCACTCTTTATGGGAGAGGCCTTCAGGACGGATATGTTCTTATTCTGCCGGTACTGCCATTTCTTCTTTTGATAGCAGGTCTTCTGGATGCATCCAACACAGCCTATCTGACCCTGCTTTTCAATGACGACAGAGAGTTCAGGATTCCCGAAGATCCTGAAGATTTTATCTGA
- a CDS encoding SDR family NAD(P)-dependent oxidoreductase, which translates to MNKAVLIIGSETLLGRKLIEVYLNSGWKVIAPIMTSQETMKESKKKNLLVIPWNRSSLISTKTVFRETVRVFGDLNKAIIVNPEPTSAPALEDTETEVMDEILNTYIHGTLYLIREILNFFNSREAGTLAFAETEKGLTPTTVLPAIISAAFHNTAEGILLSKFEGLKRCGFTSRLTEMEDYAQFIKRILESEDPKINGEWLQYSEKKNIFQSLPILKRK; encoded by the coding sequence ATGAATAAAGCAGTTCTGATAATCGGAAGTGAAACTCTCCTCGGCCGCAAATTGATTGAAGTTTATCTTAATTCCGGCTGGAAGGTCATTGCACCGATTATGACCTCTCAGGAAACAATGAAGGAATCTAAGAAGAAAAATCTTCTGGTCATCCCCTGGAACCGTAGTTCCCTGATTTCGACGAAAACCGTATTTAGAGAAACGGTTCGGGTATTCGGAGACCTGAATAAGGCTATCATTGTCAATCCTGAGCCGACCTCGGCACCCGCCCTGGAAGACACGGAGACCGAAGTGATGGATGAGATTCTCAATACCTATATCCATGGGACTCTGTATCTTATCCGTGAAATCCTCAATTTTTTTAACTCCCGGGAGGCTGGGACTCTCGCTTTTGCTGAAACCGAAAAAGGGCTGACTCCGACAACCGTGCTTCCAGCTATAATCAGCGCCGCCTTCCATAACACCGCGGAGGGTATTCTTCTCTCAAAATTCGAAGGACTGAAACGATGCGGGTTTACATCCCGCTTGACGGAAATGGAAGACTATGCACAATTCATCAAGAGGATTCTAGAATCGGAGGATCCTAAAATCAATGGTGAATGGCTGCAGTATTCAGAGAAGAAAAATATCTTTCAGTCTCTTCCCATCCTTAAAAGAAAATAA